One Lusitaniella coriacea LEGE 07157 genomic window carries:
- a CDS encoding site-2 protease family protein: MEWLLLILLGLFTYTMVKRSVARLTQTPLWMLWLALMTPAILWKAWSVVMQEELPIGLAIGTLIACPLLYLWLIQQGRREEPASQTQTPFQEDTLERDREESKKKLRPITTEEEKRLRNCFPWGTYYLQHLDYHPQAILCRGKLRSNPDAAYQTIRENIESKFGDRFLIIFQEGLPNQPFFALVPNPWAKDQNRPDERLNRPLLALALFFITLFTMTIFGGVVEIDREAPALVYENLEALKLAFLYYSVPFIAILSAHELSHYFMAIRYNIRTTLPYFIPMPLPIGTLGPFVQMKSPVPHRKALFDIAIAGPIGGFLVTLPLLLWGLSLSEVVPLSETAGIVDLESLALNPRFSFLFSILSKLALGSRLAPDTAIDLHPLAIAGSLGIMVTALNLMPVGKLDGGHIVHAMFGQRMAVAIGQVTRLLMLPLAFFQKGFFVFWAITLLFMPLTDEPALNDVTDLNSGRDLLGLLALALLAIILLPLPGAVAQWMNI, encoded by the coding sequence ATGGAATGGTTACTCTTGATCCTTTTGGGTCTTTTTACTTACACGATGGTTAAGCGCAGTGTCGCCCGTCTCACCCAAACGCCCCTTTGGATGTTGTGGTTAGCCCTAATGACCCCAGCAATCCTCTGGAAAGCCTGGAGTGTCGTCATGCAAGAGGAACTGCCAATTGGACTCGCGATCGGGACGTTGATTGCTTGTCCTCTATTGTACTTGTGGTTGATTCAACAAGGACGGCGAGAAGAGCCAGCTTCCCAAACTCAAACCCCTTTTCAGGAGGATACTCTCGAACGCGATCGCGAAGAATCAAAAAAGAAACTGCGTCCCATCACCACCGAAGAAGAAAAACGACTCCGCAACTGTTTTCCCTGGGGAACCTATTACCTACAACACTTGGATTATCACCCCCAAGCCATTCTCTGTCGTGGGAAGTTGCGCTCCAATCCCGATGCGGCATATCAAACCATTCGCGAGAATATTGAAAGCAAGTTTGGCGACCGCTTTTTGATCATTTTCCAAGAAGGTTTGCCCAACCAACCCTTTTTCGCCCTCGTTCCCAACCCTTGGGCAAAAGACCAAAATCGCCCAGACGAACGGCTCAATCGCCCACTTTTAGCCCTAGCCCTATTTTTCATCACACTCTTTACAATGACCATTTTTGGGGGAGTGGTCGAAATCGATCGCGAGGCTCCTGCCCTAGTCTACGAAAACCTAGAAGCCTTAAAACTTGCCTTTCTTTATTACAGTGTGCCGTTTATCGCCATTTTAAGCGCTCACGAACTGAGCCACTACTTCATGGCAATTCGTTATAACATTCGTACCACACTCCCCTATTTCATTCCGATGCCCTTACCCATCGGGACTTTGGGACCATTTGTTCAAATGAAATCCCCAGTTCCCCATCGCAAAGCTCTTTTTGATATCGCGATCGCGGGTCCTATTGGCGGGTTTCTTGTAACACTCCCTCTTCTCCTTTGGGGACTGTCCCTGTCTGAAGTCGTCCCCCTCTCTGAGACTGCTGGCATCGTCGATCTGGAGTCTCTGGCTCTCAATCCTCGCTTTTCCTTCTTGTTCTCTATCTTGAGTAAACTCGCATTAGGCAGTCGCCTAGCCCCGGATACCGCGATCGATTTACACCCCTTAGCCATTGCGGGTTCCCTTGGGATAATGGTCACGGCATTAAATTTAATGCCCGTCGGCAAACTCGATGGCGGACATATCGTTCACGCCATGTTTGGGCAAAGAATGGCAGTCGCGATCGGTCAAGTCACTCGTTTATTAATGCTTCCGTTGGCGTTTTTCCAGAAAGGTTTCTTTGTTTTCTGGGCAATTACCCTACTCTTTATGCCCCTCACCGACGAACCGGCATTAAATGACGTGACAGATTTAAATAGCGGTCGCGATTTGTTAGGGTTATTAGCCCTAGCATTGCTAGCGATCATTTTGCTCCCCCTACCTGGAGCTGTTGCTCAGTGGATGAATATTTAG
- a CDS encoding carbohydrate ABC transporter permease, protein MYLFLGAIALVMLFPLFWLIGTALKSPEENIFSFPPQIFPQHPTFNNFLAVWETVPFGRYIFNSVFVALLSVAFNLLFCSLAAYPLARLEFRGRDLIFALIVSTLMIPFQIVMIPLYVLIVQLGLKNTYLGIIFPSLASAFGIFLLRQAFQGVPKELEEAARMDGCSELGLWWHIMLPAVRPALTTLAIFVFIGSWSDFLWPLIVTDRPDYYTLPLGVAALASTFSLDWRLLAAGSVISIAPVLLLFAFVQRYIIPTNAGSGVKG, encoded by the coding sequence ATGTATTTATTTTTGGGCGCGATCGCGCTAGTCATGTTATTTCCCCTATTTTGGTTGATTGGAACAGCACTCAAATCCCCCGAAGAAAATATCTTCAGCTTTCCTCCCCAAATCTTCCCCCAGCACCCCACCTTCAACAACTTTCTCGCCGTTTGGGAAACCGTCCCCTTCGGACGCTATATCTTTAATAGTGTCTTTGTTGCCCTACTCAGCGTTGCCTTCAACCTGCTATTTTGCTCCCTTGCTGCCTATCCCCTTGCTCGTTTGGAATTTAGAGGGCGCGATCTTATCTTTGCGCTTATTGTCTCCACACTGATGATTCCCTTTCAGATCGTCATGATCCCTCTCTACGTCCTCATCGTGCAGCTAGGACTCAAAAACACCTACCTCGGCATTATTTTCCCCAGTTTAGCCTCCGCCTTTGGCATTTTCTTGCTGCGCCAAGCCTTTCAAGGCGTACCCAAAGAACTTGAGGAAGCGGCTCGTATGGATGGTTGCTCTGAATTAGGGTTATGGTGGCACATCATGCTCCCTGCGGTTCGTCCCGCCCTCACAACCCTCGCTATTTTCGTGTTTATTGGCTCTTGGAGCGACTTTCTTTGGCCTTTAATCGTCACCGATCGCCCAGATTACTATACCCTACCCCTTGGTGTGGCTGCCCTAGCCAGCACTTTTTCCCTCGACTGGCGTTTACTTGCTGCGGGTTCGGTTATTTCTATTGCTCCCGTTCTGTTGCTGTTTGCCTTTGTTCAGCGCTACATTATTCCCACCAATGCGGGAAGTGGAGTTAAGGGTTAA
- a CDS encoding globin family protein, giving the protein MKSVVTTAVSSADAAGRFPSTSDLESVQGSIQRSSARLEAAEKLAGNLDAVAKEAYDACIKKYPYLNDSGQANSTETYKSKCLRDVKHYMRLIQYCLVVGGTGPLDEWGIAGGREVYRALGLPTAPYVEALSFARNRGCADRDMSSQALTEYNALLDYAINSLS; this is encoded by the coding sequence ATGAAATCCGTTGTTACCACAGCCGTTTCTTCTGCCGATGCAGCAGGTCGTTTCCCTAGCACCTCCGATTTGGAGTCCGTTCAAGGTTCTATCCAACGCTCTTCCGCTCGCTTAGAAGCGGCTGAGAAGCTAGCTGGCAATCTTGATGCTGTTGCTAAAGAAGCTTATGATGCTTGCATTAAAAAGTATCCTTACCTCAACGATTCCGGTCAAGCGAATTCCACCGAGACCTATAAGTCGAAGTGCCTTCGCGATGTCAAGCACTATATGCGCTTGATCCAATACTGCTTGGTTGTTGGCGGTACGGGTCCTCTCGATGAGTGGGGAATTGCTGGCGGTCGCGAAGTGTACCGCGCTTTAGGTCTGCCGACTGCTCCTTATGTTGAAGCATTGTCCTTCGCTCGCAATCGTGGTTGTGCAGATCGCGATATGTCTTCTCAAGCGCTGACTGAGTACAATGCGCTTCTTGACTACGCAATTAACTCTCTCTCGTAA
- the cpeB gene encoding C-phycoerythrin subunit beta: protein MLDAFSRAVVSADSSTACVSDISALRDFVANGNRRLDAVNAIASNASCMVSDAVAGMICENQGLIQAGGNCYPNRRMAACLRDAEIVLRYVTYALLAGDASVLDDRCLNGLKETYAALGVPTTSTVRAVQIMKAQAAAHIKDQPSEERAGDKLRKMGTPVVEDRCASLVSEASGYFDRVISALS, encoded by the coding sequence ATGCTTGACGCTTTTTCAAGAGCTGTCGTTTCAGCAGATTCTAGTACTGCTTGTGTAAGTGACATCAGTGCTTTAAGAGATTTCGTTGCTAATGGTAACCGCCGTCTTGACGCTGTGAACGCGATCGCGAGCAACGCAAGCTGCATGGTTTCTGATGCAGTAGCTGGAATGATTTGCGAAAACCAAGGTTTGATCCAAGCTGGTGGAAACTGCTATCCTAACCGCCGCATGGCTGCTTGCCTCCGTGATGCTGAAATCGTTCTGCGCTATGTCACCTACGCGCTGTTAGCTGGCGATGCTTCCGTCCTTGACGATCGTTGCTTAAACGGTTTGAAAGAAACCTACGCTGCTTTAGGCGTACCCACCACCTCTACCGTGCGTGCCGTTCAAATCATGAAGGCTCAAGCGGCTGCTCACATCAAAGATCAACCCAGTGAAGAGCGCGCTGGCGATAAGCTACGCAAAATGGGAACTCCAGTCGTTGAAGATCGCTGCGCTAGCCTAGTTTCAGAGGCATCTGGCTACTTCGATCGCGTGATTTCCGCTCTAAGCTAA
- the folP gene encoding dihydropteroate synthase produces MMNSASILEIRGHSFAWGERTYVMGILNVTPDSFSDGGEFNTLATALEQAKQMVADGVDIVDVGGQSTRPGAAQIGLEEELNRVVPVVRALREETDVPISVDTTRAAVAKAAVEAGADIVNDISGATFDDEMLPIVAELGVPVVLMHLRGTPATMQSLTTYKDLMGEIYQFLEGQIEKAVRSGVARSRVIIDPGIGFAKTHVQNLEIFRRLSEFHPLNAPLLVGPSRKSFIGHILERSDPKERLWGTAAACCSAIAGGTDILRVHDVAQMRDVCRVADALWRS; encoded by the coding sequence ATGATGAATAGCGCTTCAATTCTGGAGATTCGCGGGCATTCTTTTGCCTGGGGAGAACGAACCTATGTAATGGGGATATTGAATGTTACCCCAGACAGTTTTAGCGATGGCGGAGAGTTCAATACGCTAGCGACGGCACTGGAACAGGCGAAACAGATGGTAGCAGATGGGGTAGATATTGTGGATGTAGGCGGTCAGTCTACGCGACCGGGTGCGGCGCAAATTGGATTGGAAGAGGAACTCAATCGTGTTGTTCCTGTCGTTCGAGCGCTGCGAGAGGAAACGGATGTACCGATTTCTGTGGATACCACTAGGGCTGCGGTGGCGAAAGCTGCGGTTGAGGCGGGTGCGGATATTGTAAACGATATTTCCGGTGCTACGTTTGATGACGAGATGTTGCCGATTGTTGCCGAATTGGGGGTTCCCGTCGTGTTAATGCACCTTCGCGGTACGCCAGCAACAATGCAATCGCTCACCACCTACAAGGATTTGATGGGGGAGATTTATCAATTTTTAGAGGGGCAAATTGAAAAGGCAGTTCGGTCTGGAGTCGCGCGATCGCGCGTTATCATTGACCCCGGTATTGGTTTCGCGAAAACCCACGTCCAAAATTTGGAAATTTTTCGCCGCTTGAGCGAGTTTCACCCCTTAAATGCGCCCCTTTTAGTCGGCCCCTCGCGCAAAAGCTTCATCGGTCATATTTTAGAACGCAGCGACCCCAAAGAGCGCCTGTGGGGGACAGCAGCCGCTTGTTGCAGTGCAATTGCTGGAGGAACGGATATCCTGCGAGTGCATGATGTTGCCCAAATGCGGGATGTTTGCCGCGTTGCCGATGCCCTCTGGCGAAGCTAA
- a CDS encoding HEAT repeat domain-containing protein — translation MDKRFANLFGLTEEKAIAVLDTPQDRLGEDDSRYIAASHLASCPSDRAIAALTRAIENTESSLDNRIVRRKSMESLGRLQAKSALPIVRTGLADDDCYTVEVAAWAIGEIGTEDAEILEEIAQLLEKPEQLYRPIIHALAKLDYRPALERIRKHTHSEDEPTASAAIATICRFTGDYSAMARVVELLQHSSVNARRSCIQDLIDAKYYTALPNIARCPVSAIFRLRAIRLLAEAGLNSGELSFEGIQPSLEKVLRDRPQDIDLVHEYDRPPTLDFAIGELYQTDFGRCYLASQTLIEKYPNEAPDALLATYAKEAHNDYGAHYHVMKLLGWLRHAPAYDLLVKALHNPAPQFRKSRIAAAIALGELGEPRAIPELKTCLATKIWDLKYAALMALEQLGDLRDRALVTNDPDFLVRAKVKTLPNTVEQ, via the coding sequence ATGGATAAGCGCTTTGCCAACCTGTTTGGATTAACAGAAGAAAAGGCAATTGCCGTACTCGATACGCCCCAAGATCGATTGGGAGAAGATGATTCTCGCTACATTGCAGCATCCCATTTAGCGAGTTGTCCTAGCGATCGCGCGATCGCGGCACTGACCAGAGCGATAGAAAATACAGAATCCTCCTTGGATAATCGCATCGTGCGGCGAAAGTCGATGGAGTCCCTGGGACGATTGCAAGCAAAGTCTGCATTGCCCATCGTTCGCACGGGTTTAGCTGATGACGACTGCTACACCGTAGAAGTGGCAGCCTGGGCAATTGGTGAAATTGGCACTGAAGATGCAGAAATTCTCGAAGAAATCGCTCAATTATTGGAAAAACCGGAACAACTTTATCGCCCCATCATCCACGCTCTAGCTAAGTTAGATTATCGACCCGCATTAGAGCGAATTCGCAAACACACCCATTCTGAAGACGAACCCACTGCAAGCGCCGCGATCGCGACGATTTGCCGCTTTACGGGGGATTACAGCGCAATGGCTCGAGTCGTTGAGCTATTGCAACACTCCAGTGTTAATGCCCGACGCAGTTGCATCCAAGACCTGATCGACGCGAAGTATTATACTGCCCTTCCCAATATTGCCCGTTGTCCCGTTTCCGCCATCTTCCGCCTGCGCGCCATTCGCTTGCTAGCAGAAGCGGGTTTGAATTCGGGGGAACTGAGTTTTGAGGGGATTCAACCCAGTTTGGAAAAAGTGTTGCGCGATCGCCCCCAAGACATCGATCTCGTTCACGAATACGATCGTCCCCCAACCTTAGACTTCGCCATTGGCGAACTGTATCAAACGGATTTTGGGCGCTGCTATTTGGCAAGCCAAACTTTAATAGAGAAGTATCCGAACGAAGCGCCAGACGCATTACTGGCAACTTATGCCAAAGAAGCCCACAACGATTATGGCGCTCACTACCACGTCATGAAACTGCTCGGTTGGCTGCGACACGCTCCCGCCTACGATCTCTTGGTGAAAGCCCTACACAACCCAGCACCTCAGTTTCGCAAGTCTCGGATTGCTGCCGCGATCGCGCTGGGAGAATTGGGGGAACCTCGCGCCATCCCCGAACTGAAAACCTGTTTGGCAACAAAAATATGGGATCTTAAGTATGCCGCTTTGATGGCACTCGAACAATTGGGAGATTTGCGCGATCGCGCACTCGTCACGAACGACCCAGATTTTTTAGTGCGTGCCAAAGTTAAAACCCTACCCAACACCGTAGAACAATAA
- a CDS encoding HEAT repeat domain-containing protein: MTTDSLFEQLKHPNPHMRSRAMWELADNADETMISRLMANLGEEDVVYRRASVKTLGAIGIDTVSPLIESLLNSDNVTVRGSCAKALAQIAVNHPDTPFPPEGIAGLKTALNDANPVVNIAAAMALGEIGSPALEALKDTLETTDNVALAVAIVNALAAVGNDRAAEILATLTEGESVDSYVREMATSALSRLELVSTYKRPKSNQ; the protein is encoded by the coding sequence ATGACAACCGATTCTCTCTTTGAACAACTCAAACATCCCAATCCTCATATGCGATCGCGCGCTATGTGGGAACTGGCAGACAATGCTGATGAAACGATGATTTCTCGACTTATGGCAAACCTGGGAGAAGAAGATGTGGTCTACCGTCGAGCCTCTGTTAAGACCCTGGGCGCGATCGGAATTGATACGGTGTCGCCACTGATTGAATCCCTACTGAATAGCGACAATGTGACCGTTCGGGGGAGTTGCGCCAAAGCACTGGCACAAATTGCCGTTAACCATCCCGATACTCCTTTTCCCCCCGAAGGCATTGCCGGTTTAAAAACAGCCCTAAATGACGCTAATCCCGTTGTAAATATTGCTGCTGCAATGGCATTGGGTGAAATTGGTAGTCCCGCTTTAGAGGCATTGAAAGATACCTTAGAAACAACGGATAATGTTGCCCTAGCCGTTGCCATTGTCAATGCACTTGCGGCAGTGGGGAACGATCGCGCGGCGGAAATTCTCGCAACCTTAACAGAAGGCGAATCGGTGGATAGTTACGTGCGCGAGATGGCAACCAGCGCCTTGTCTCGCCTGGAATTGGTGAGTACCTATAAGCGCCCTAAATCTAACCAATAA
- a CDS encoding alanine--glyoxylate aminotransferase family protein, whose product MNAPTEINETHRVQFPQLDVPPRLLLGPGPSNAHPRVLQALTMRQVGHLDPCFIQLMNEIQTLLRYAWQTDNPLTIPVSGAGSAAMEATLANTVEPGDVVLVGVKGYFGHRLVDMAGRYGADVRKMMKPWGQVFSLEEIRENLETHRPAILALVHAETSTGARQPLEDVGELCREYNCLLLVDTVTSLGGVPLFLDRWGVDMAYSCSQKGLGCPPGISPLTLSPRAVEKLHRRKTTVPNWYLDMSLVSKYWGDERTYHHTAPINMSYALREALRLVAEEGLAERWQRHQDNVELLWQGLEDLGLTCHVEKEYRLPTLTTVRIPEGVDGKAVARQLLDEYNIEIAGGLGELGGKVWRIGLMGFNSRRENVVVLLEALDRVLQKHQAK is encoded by the coding sequence ATGAACGCTCCCACCGAAATCAACGAAACTCATCGCGTCCAATTTCCTCAACTGGACGTTCCCCCACGCCTTCTCCTGGGCCCTGGTCCCTCCAACGCCCATCCCCGCGTTCTACAAGCTTTAACTATGCGCCAGGTCGGTCACCTCGATCCTTGCTTCATTCAACTGATGAATGAAATTCAGACCCTCCTACGCTACGCTTGGCAGACGGATAACCCACTGACCATTCCCGTTAGCGGGGCGGGAAGCGCTGCGATGGAAGCCACTCTTGCCAATACCGTAGAACCGGGCGATGTGGTTCTGGTGGGTGTAAAGGGCTATTTCGGTCATCGTCTCGTCGATATGGCAGGACGCTATGGTGCTGACGTGCGTAAGATGATGAAACCTTGGGGACAAGTCTTTTCTTTAGAAGAAATTCGGGAAAACCTCGAAACCCATCGTCCTGCAATTCTCGCCCTCGTTCACGCAGAAACCTCCACAGGCGCGCGTCAGCCTCTCGAAGACGTGGGCGAATTGTGTCGCGAGTATAATTGTTTGCTGCTGGTTGATACAGTTACCAGTTTAGGGGGAGTTCCTTTATTCCTCGATCGCTGGGGCGTTGATATGGCCTATAGTTGCAGTCAAAAGGGGCTGGGATGTCCGCCGGGAATCTCCCCCTTAACGCTTAGTCCTCGCGCTGTGGAGAAGCTGCATCGCCGCAAAACCACAGTTCCTAACTGGTATCTCGATATGTCTTTGGTGAGTAAATATTGGGGAGACGAGCGCACCTATCATCATACGGCACCTATCAATATGAGCTACGCCTTGCGGGAAGCTTTGCGCCTCGTTGCTGAGGAAGGATTGGCAGAACGCTGGCAGCGCCATCAAGATAATGTTGAGTTACTTTGGCAGGGATTGGAAGATTTAGGGCTGACTTGTCATGTGGAAAAAGAATATCGCTTGCCCACTCTAACAACGGTTCGCATTCCCGAAGGAGTTGATGGGAAAGCCGTTGCGCGTCAACTCCTTGACGAGTACAACATTGAGATTGCTGGGGGATTGGGGGAACTTGGTGGTAAGGTGTGGCGGATTGGGTTGATGGGTTTCAACAGTCGGCGCGAGAATGTTGTCGTGCTACTTGAAGCACTCGATCGCGTTTTGCAGAAACATCAGGCTAAATAA
- a CDS encoding class I SAM-dependent methyltransferase → MAVRQDTLWNRFLQPIFSFLLDEEEMRQLSKSKDWEALRDRVCQPDLVYPDYYLSQNFHGVEGGYLNLDAAITYDPITQYVLPPGEIWVRQEAINRIGGQPRRILDLGCGTGSTTLLLKKAFPQAEVIGLDLSPYMLAMAEHKATEAGLRIEWQHGKAEATGFPNESFDLVTASLLFHETPPAISQSILRECFRLLQPGGQVTILDGNQKTLRHTEWLTNVFEEPYIQDYAKGSTDAWMGAAGFDAVQTEEIWWIHQITRGLKPLGVEEAMVSQYGENTEEGIPAPAF, encoded by the coding sequence ATGGCAGTGCGTCAAGATACCCTTTGGAATCGCTTTCTCCAACCGATTTTTAGTTTCCTGCTGGATGAAGAGGAAATGCGACAATTGTCCAAAAGCAAAGATTGGGAGGCGCTGCGCGATCGCGTCTGTCAACCCGACCTAGTTTATCCAGACTACTACCTCTCGCAAAATTTCCACGGTGTTGAAGGCGGCTACTTGAATTTAGACGCTGCAATTACCTACGATCCCATCACTCAATACGTTCTTCCTCCCGGTGAAATATGGGTGCGTCAGGAAGCCATTAATCGCATTGGCGGACAGCCGCGACGCATTCTGGATCTTGGTTGCGGAACGGGTTCGACAACGCTCTTATTGAAAAAAGCGTTTCCCCAAGCAGAGGTGATTGGACTGGATTTATCGCCTTATATGCTGGCAATGGCAGAACATAAAGCCACAGAAGCAGGGTTACGGATTGAATGGCAACACGGTAAAGCTGAAGCAACGGGCTTTCCTAACGAATCCTTCGACCTCGTGACGGCTTCGCTACTTTTCCACGAAACGCCCCCAGCGATTTCTCAATCGATCCTACGGGAGTGCTTCCGCCTGCTGCAACCGGGCGGACAGGTCACGATTCTTGATGGTAATCAAAAGACTCTCCGCCATACGGAGTGGCTAACTAATGTGTTCGAGGAGCCATACATTCAAGACTACGCGAAGGGTAGTACGGATGCTTGGATGGGTGCAGCAGGTTTTGATGCTGTCCAAACAGAAGAAATTTGGTGGATTCATCAAATCACGCGGGGACTCAAGCCTCTAGGGGTTGAAGAGGCAATGGTTTCTCAGTACGGGGAAAATACAGAAGAGGGGATACCTGCACCTGCGTTTTAG
- the tpiA gene encoding triose-phosphate isomerase, which translates to MRKILIAGNWKMHKTQAEAEQFLQAFLPELEKTDKERGVILCPTFTSLDVMSKNLHGSLVRLGSQNIHWEDSGAYTGEISGAMLLELSVSYAIVGHSERRQYFGETDETVNLRLKAAQKHGITPILCVGESKAQRDNGETEKVISAQIEKDLVDVDQTQLVIAYEPIWAIGTGDTCGSVEANRVIGLIRSQLSNPDVPIQYGGSVKPNNIDEIMAQSEIDGALVGGASLDPAGFARIVNYQ; encoded by the coding sequence GTGCGAAAAATTCTCATTGCTGGTAACTGGAAAATGCACAAGACTCAGGCGGAAGCCGAGCAGTTCTTACAAGCATTTCTGCCAGAGTTGGAAAAAACCGATAAGGAACGGGGAGTCATTCTCTGTCCGACCTTTACCTCATTGGACGTAATGTCCAAAAATCTTCATGGAAGTCTTGTGCGCCTGGGGTCGCAAAATATTCACTGGGAGGATTCAGGAGCCTATACGGGAGAAATTTCGGGGGCAATGCTCCTCGAACTGAGCGTAAGTTACGCGATTGTCGGTCATAGCGAACGCCGCCAATATTTTGGAGAGACAGATGAAACGGTAAACTTGCGTCTCAAAGCCGCTCAAAAGCACGGAATCACGCCGATTCTCTGTGTTGGCGAAAGCAAGGCTCAACGGGACAACGGGGAAACGGAAAAGGTCATTAGCGCTCAAATTGAAAAAGATTTAGTGGATGTAGACCAAACTCAGCTTGTCATTGCCTACGAACCGATTTGGGCAATTGGGACGGGGGATACCTGCGGTTCGGTAGAAGCCAATCGCGTCATTGGTTTAATTCGCTCTCAGTTAAGCAATCCGGATGTTCCTATTCAATATGGCGGTTCGGTGAAGCCGAATAATATTGATGAGATTATGGCGCAGTCGGAAATTGATGGGGCATTGGTGGGAGGAGCTAGTTTAGATCCTGCGGGTTTTGCTCGAATTGTGAATTATCAATAA
- the trmFO gene encoding FADH(2)-oxidizing methylenetetrahydrofolate--tRNA-(uracil(54)-C(5))-methyltransferase TrmFO yields the protein MTQTPIQVIGGGLAGTEAAWQIARAGIPVVLHEMRPICTSPAHHTKELAELVCSNSFGAMASDRAAGLLHSELRNLSSIIVQKADEHAVPAGGALAVDRAVFSQELTETLSSHPLIELRRGEIPAIPPEGIVVLTTGPLTSESLTEDLQRFTGMDYLSFFDAASPIIVGESINRDIAFLASRYDRGEAAYLNCPMNPEQYRQFQQALCKAEQAPVKEFERENAKFFEGCLPIEELAQRGEETMRYGPLKPVGLFDARHGDFCAPENQSKRPYAVVQLRQEDKAGQLWNMVGFQTNLRWGEQKRVFRTIPGLEAAEFVRMGVMHRNTFINSPELLNPTLQFQKRPTLFAAGQLVGTEGYTAASAGGWLAGTNAARLARGLDPIVLPPTTMMGALFEFITSASPKHFQPMPPNFGILPPTEKRIRNKRERYGAYRDRALMDLETWWSQINNIPAALTLQ from the coding sequence ATGACTCAAACACCCATTCAAGTAATCGGTGGTGGTTTAGCGGGAACAGAAGCCGCTTGGCAAATTGCTCGTGCGGGCATCCCCGTCGTGCTGCACGAAATGCGTCCGATTTGCACTAGCCCAGCACACCACACCAAAGAGTTAGCAGAATTGGTATGTAGCAACTCCTTTGGGGCAATGGCAAGCGATCGCGCCGCAGGACTTCTCCACAGCGAACTGCGCAACCTCAGTTCGATTATTGTCCAAAAAGCCGACGAACACGCTGTCCCCGCCGGGGGCGCGCTGGCAGTGGATCGCGCGGTGTTTAGCCAAGAACTCACCGAAACTCTCTCCTCTCACCCCCTCATTGAATTGCGACGGGGCGAAATCCCCGCCATTCCCCCAGAAGGCATCGTTGTCCTCACCACAGGACCCCTCACCAGCGAGTCTCTAACAGAAGATTTACAGCGCTTCACCGGAATGGATTACCTCAGCTTTTTTGATGCTGCCAGTCCGATTATTGTGGGAGAATCCATTAACCGAGACATCGCCTTTCTTGCCTCTCGTTACGACAGAGGCGAAGCGGCTTATCTCAACTGTCCCATGAATCCAGAGCAGTATCGCCAGTTTCAGCAAGCGCTGTGCAAAGCGGAACAAGCGCCTGTAAAGGAGTTTGAGCGAGAAAATGCGAAATTCTTTGAAGGCTGTCTCCCCATTGAAGAACTTGCCCAGCGCGGCGAAGAGACGATGCGCTATGGACCCCTAAAACCGGTGGGATTGTTTGACGCGCGTCACGGGGACTTTTGCGCCCCAGAAAACCAATCCAAGCGCCCCTATGCCGTCGTGCAATTGCGACAAGAGGATAAAGCCGGACAACTTTGGAATATGGTGGGCTTTCAAACCAATTTGCGTTGGGGCGAACAGAAGCGCGTTTTTCGCACGATTCCCGGTTTGGAGGCGGCAGAATTTGTGCGCATGGGCGTGATGCACCGCAACACATTTATTAATTCCCCTGAGTTATTAAACCCAACCCTGCAATTTCAAAAACGTCCCACCTTATTCGCTGCGGGACAATTGGTGGGAACCGAAGGTTACACTGCCGCTTCTGCGGGGGGCTGGTTGGCGGGAACCAATGCCGCACGGTTGGCGCGAGGACTCGATCCTATTGTCTTACCCCCCACCACAATGATGGGAGCGCTGTTTGAGTTTATTACCTCCGCCTCGCCCAAACACTTCCAACCGATGCCGCCGAATTTTGGCATTTTACCGCCCACAGAAAAGCGCATTCGCAATAAACGGGAGAGATACGGGGCTTATCGCGATCGCGCTTTAATGGATCTTGAAACGTGGTGGAGTCAAATCAACAACATTCCAGCCGCACTTACGTTGCAATAG